GTTAACAAAAATTTTATCTACATCTGATTATCCATTCATCAACTCCTCTATTTCGACTTTTGTTTCAAAATAAAACGCTTATATTCTCACTAATTGGTTGTTCACGACTTCACGTTTCTGTAGAAATCCCATTTCGACTTTGAGAGTTTGAGGACTAAATAGTTTTTAACATTTCATCAACTTTTTTCATTCCTCTTTTTCAACAGTCTCTCCACATGCATTTGTCGTGAGATCCACGCCTCACGCATTAAATTTATTTCAtgtctcccttttctttcttatccAATCgcatttactctctctctctctctctctcctttacAAAGAAATTACTTGACCATTAGTGACAGCGTGAATATCTAACACCTTCTacaggtttttattttttgggggtaagaTCTTGAGGAGAGAGTATTCTGGGTATAATTCCTACTTGCAGTTCAACCAACGCACGAGCCTGAAATTAATCGCCCATCCTTTATTATTTTCAAGCAAAAGGTTCGCTCATAAAACCATAGCATGGGGGGCAATGGTCCCCATCGACCAAACCCACCTCTTATTTACGAATCGTGGATGGGCCCTTTCCTCCCCTGCACGAATCTCTTGATTCTCttccccttatttttatttatttacttattccACAAAGACAATTTCCGTAACCATCCGTCCGTATCACCCAAATTGTTTATCACCTTTGCACATGGATACGACAGATAAATTGATTTGGGATATGGACAGTTTTTAGCTGCCAATTGATTACTTCTTGAATACCCCACGTTACAGAGAGGAACTCCGCCAAACTTGTCaaataagcaaatatcaaaCAATTTAGGCTCTTTCCCCTGTTtcgtattttttatttttaaagaagaGGATAAGAACATTGTGAAATGACAATTAATTTGGCTGGGCAGGAGCATACGCAACAGCACCGAAAGGAGGAAGTTGGGCTACCTGTCCTGTGGCACAGGAAATCCCATTGATGACTGTTGGCGCTGTGACCCAAACTGGCAAATCAACCGCAAGCGCCTCGCTGACTGCGGCATTGGCTTTGGGCGCAATGCCATCGGTGGTCGCGATGGCCGCCTCTACGTGGTCACCGACCCTGGTGATGATGATCCAGTCAACCCTCGACCTGGCACCCTCCGGCATGCAGTCATCCAGGATATGCCTCTGTGGATCGTGTTCCAGCGCGACATGGTTATCACTCTCAAGGAGGAGCTCATCATGAACAGCTTCAAGACCATTGACGGCCGTGGTTCCAATGTCCACATTGCTAATGGAGCTTGCATCACCATCCAGTTTGtcaccaacatcatcatccaTGGACTACATATCCACGACTGCAAGCCCACTGGAAATGCCATGGTCCGGAGTTCCCCATCTCACTTTGGATGGAGGACTATGGCCGACGGTGATGCCATCTCCATCTTTGGATCTAGCCATATCTGGGTCGATCATAACTCTCTCTCCCACTGCGCTGATGGCCTTGTGGATGCTGTCATGGGCTCGACTGCCATCACCATTTCTAACAACCACTTCGCCCACCATAATGAGGTAAAATCTTTTTGTCATACCTAAAACAATTTGCTTTTCACTGGTTAGTACTTCTTAACGGCCTATTATAGAGGATTGATTGCGTTAAATGTAATTTGAAACAGGTAATGTTGTTGGGTCATAGTGATTCCTACACAAAAGACAAGGAGATGCAAGTGACCATCGCTTACAACCATTTCGGAGCAGGTCTCATTCAGAGGATGCCAAGGTTAGAGAATAATATGGCCTCATCAAACTTGATCCTTCtcattctctctcaatctcttttTGTTGCGTTCCGGAATGAAAATATCCAATTGGTTTTGATGTGACATAAGTTGGATTCCTTCTTGATTGTGTTGAGGTAAAAGTATGAATTAAATGACATGGAAAGAAAATTGCAGGTGTAGGCATGGGTATTTCCATGTGGTGAACAACGACTATACTCATTGGGAAATGTATGCAATTGGGGGAAGTGCAAACCCAACCATCAACAGTCAGGGAAACAGATACCTTGCCCCAACGGACCCTTTCGCCAAGGAGGTATGCTATGCTTAATGACCTGTCTCATCTGTGTCTCTGCATTTATCTATCTCTGTTTTCTCTGTATTTCTGTAGAGAAAGAAGTGAAGTAATTAATGTGTAGTTAGTTAAAATTTGACATTCATCACGGGTAATGAATTGGGATATTAATGGTGATGAGGGTGTGGATGGACAGGTGACAAAGCGGGTGGAAACAGCTCCAGGTGTGTGGAAGGGCTGGAACTGGAGGTCAGAGGGAGACATGATGTTGAACGGAGCCTACTTCACTCCATCTGGAGCTGGGGCTTCAGCCAGCTATGCAAGGGCCTCAAGCCTTGGAGCCAAGTCCTCTTCCATGGTGGCCTCGATGACATCAGGTGCTGGCGTTCTCAGCTGCCGCAAGGGCGGGCAGTGCTAGTTAACCTCTCAATCCATTAAAGGAAGAGCTAGACACAAAAAGAATATAgtgttttttcccccttcttttacCATTATAGCAGTTTTCAGTAAGCCCTGTTTCAGGTTCAGGTTGTCTTCCATTATCTATCATGTCTCTAGTCCAACTTGACAAGCCCAATTGTCCATTATTCCTCATTATTCCACTGGGAGgtatatctttttatttttctcggTGTCATTGCTCAACCTCGGCCTGCTTTCAACTTGAGGAACTTAAATTGATTTCCTTTGAAGCAGGTGCGGAAGCGTTGttcattgttttgttttttttttgttggcttTAATTTGTCTTATCCTTTCCTTCGTTCCTTCCCCACATCTCTCCTCTTCAAATCCCCACTTCACCCACACTCGTTTTAGCTTCTCTCCTTCGAGTTCATGTCTCAGTTTTCAGTATCTGCCCCCACAAAATATTTCGATTCCTAGTTTACAGTGACCAAGGAATTTGtaattcatttttccttttttttttttcttttaaagtgATACATGCATAGTATGAATGGAGATTTGAGTATTGGAAAATTTGTTACAGATGATTCTCGCATCTTCTTTTACCATTAGAAAGTGTTTCAcatgtatgagagagagagaggtgagtGTGGTAAGGGAAACGAGGGATGGTTGGTGAAGCAGAGGGAGATGAATAAGATCGATATGCCGCATTGATAGCACGTGAGGTGGGGACGCAGGGCATGTTAGGCGTTCCTCACTCCACCCACAGGGCCACAGGACTTAGGTGAGAGAGGAGTGACAGTTTGTTACTCTCTTCCACAAATTGTTTTCGGTGACAGGCCTTACTGTTGGCACATGCTGCAGGCCTGCAACAGTGCAACTAAAATTCCTTCGATCAAAGCTTATAGAATAAAAGTGGATGAACGGATCCAGTCCAGCAAAAATAAGGgagtttggtcatttcataagaGACGTGgaacctgtgaaatgacccaaatacCCCTGTTTTGCTGGATTGGATCCTCCAATTCCCACCACAGTTAGAGGAAAACGAATTGAAATTGACAACATATCCAAATGACCTTAATCTTCAACAACCACTTCCTTACGAGAAGGTTGAAGTTTAGGGTTCGGACTGACATGATATTGGATGCTTTTGCCCCCCTTTTTTTCACACTTTTTAACTTTGGTCCCTACCATTACCCCAATATGGGATCGGTTAGGAAACAATATCAGGTTCAACTGATACCAATATGACTCCACTGATATGAccaattcaaaaccaaaacctaaaagGCTAAAACAATGCTTAAAACTCCATTTTAGTGAAAATTCTTTACAACAATACCCATCTTTTTTCAAGtaaattttacatttaaaatTCTTGTTACTACTTTATTACATGTTTAAACATTTTTCAATGTTTATTTGTTAgagataaaataaatatataatgtTAAATATTATAATTGTATGAAattctaatatttattttttaaataaaaatattaaatcagGGTTTTAATTGCATAAAAtatcattataattaaatttgaaTTATGAATCATGTACAGACATACGATTCATAGATATATAGGTCATTGGTAATCCATCGAAATCAACAAAGGGTTCCATCAAAATGTACAAAATTTGTACAAAAGAACATtttacatattcaaaaaatGTGTAATCCCTTTGTCAAATTTTCCATTGACCAAGCTGAGCTGGTGAGACAAAAACTTAAAGAgctcattttggtcattttgaatCGGTCGATTCTAATCGGTTAGTGCCAATTCTGATCACAATCACCTAAATTATGAAAATCGGAGCTTCAATCGGTTAGTGCTGATAGTGAACTTAATCGAACAGAATCAATTAGAATCTTATCAGAATCAGTTAGATCAATCACGGCCAATTCGACCAACTCAATTCCAAATTTTGGAACATTGGTTCAAGACCACCCCGCACACGAATCAACGAAGTAACCAAGTCCCCGGCCAGTCTAATATTTCCAAATGAAAGGTCCTGAATTTTCAGCTATAAAAGTCACAAAAGAAATGCTGATGAGACAATCTAAAATATGGATCCGAAATACTGAATTCCTACTAGGAAATAAATGCATGAGCAATCCCAACATTAATTCACAATGGATCACAAAGAACTTTCAGGTTACACTAGTTAATCTCAACATTAACTCCCCTTTCTTTGGCATTGAGGTGCTCCTCTTGTTGAGCTCCAATATTAGAAGCCATCTAGTAATCGGATTCGGGTCATGGATACAATCTGTGAAGCCCATGGAGGGCAACCGACCCAACCCGCGAGGGAGGGAGCCAGTCACTTTATGTGACCGGCTCTCTcccctcttttttcttgtttgagTGAAAGACTGTGAATGAAGAGGAGCCTTAGGGTTTTGGTTATAAATAGACGATGTTCTAACCCTGAGGCTCTTTATAACATTGGCAACCaagatttttctctctctcctcctatcTTCCGAGTTATTGTGTGCTCTTAGATTTAATTCCTAAAACTTGTAATTAAATCCATACAAGATCCTCTTCCGTTGCAttcctatttttgtttaaataaCATTCTAACGGCtgatgatttatttacaacaTTAATAATTACCTTTAGGAGAAAAATCACTACTACTCCTTAGAGATAATGTCTCAATCAACTTGAGGGAGGTGTAGGTATCCTTGTTTAGCAATTGTAGGCTTTCTTCAATCCTACAGAGCTACACACActatcttcaaaaaaaaaaaagaaaaatgattgaTTGATTCGAGACACTGAACTATTGATAAATGTGAACTTCTTTAATAACTGAAGAACTTCCCCCCTTGGAAATAGTAGCTCTTAGCATTTATCATCAAAGGGGCATGCCGTATAAAGTTTCATTAACTCTTCTTCTTGTCAGCGTGTCCTCCTCATCatcaggtctctctctcttcaatgaATCCAATGATCGATATAGTTAACGTTTTCTCCAACCCCAATGCCTTCTTCTTGGACTTTGCAAAAAGATGAAAAGTTATGACATTAATTAGTTTTAAAATTCATTCCAGTTCTCTCTGTTACACTCTTGAGTCCCCACATGGTTGCCTTGGTTGGTGACTTGGTGCATGACTTGATGTGGGGGCTTAGAAGACTTTGAGCCCCTCCCCACAAGCTAGCTTTTGGGCTCGGCTCTCTAACATACTCACCACCACCTTAGTTTGCATTTCCAAAATGACAAAATATGTTATATTCCATTGAAAAGTATTACAAAACTCAAGATATATAGGAATACAATGTTGATTTGCATATGATCCAGTCTGATTATCACTAGTTAACcttatatttaatttattttttggcatACAAATGGGCTTTGTTACAACCCTGATGAAATTAATTGATGAAGTTGCATTAGACATTGATCCCATATGAAGGCCTAGATGTTATATGGTCTAGAATTCCTACAATGGGTAACTCGCAATCCAATAGGCTGAAACAAGCTTCGAGTAGTTATGTTACTAAAGAAAGTTTTCTCTCCCGCTGAAATTCCTTTCCTTGCATCAGATAGAAGCAGACCTCTCGTCCTTGCTCCCTCACATATCTAGTGATTTGGGTTTGCAATGCCCATGGAGAAGAAGTATGGGGGCATAATCATTCAAAGAAGCAAATACTCCCGCTCTGGGAGCTATGAGTCAACTGAAAATGCTGAGCCCTTTGAAGATAGCTATGACATGATGCAGGGCATGCATGGCTTGCTTAAGCTGCTAGGGGCTTGCTTAAGCTGCTCTCTATCggactaataaaaattaaactaaCATAAGCTATTGTTAaactataaaacaaaaaaaaaaaacaaaaaaatcctaTATCACATGCATGATATTTATAACAATGTCATTGTATACAAcgaaaagtctttatttaattataagaagaagaaaaaaaaagaaaaaaaccaatcTCAATACATGAATGCATGAAAAAATTAATTAGATAAAAAATAGACTAAATCTACATAATGTTATcctaaaattatgaaaatagtataaataaatttttaaaaattatggaTGAATATAAAGAGGGTAAAATAGGCTAAATATTCCTAAATGCATTATCTAGCCTAATGAGCAAAATAAATATAAgaacaatttaaaataaaaataatctaTTATAACATTTTTGATACTAAAAAACATTAGGTatcatagaaaaataaaatatttaaaaattattgCATTCAGAATACCTTTATTTCACAAATATGCATTTAACAATGTAAATAGTGCACACAATATGAGTAACATTATGATAATGTTAAAACTACATAAAATTAAATATCCTATTGATTTATGATCAAACTAATGCAAAAAAATACACATAAAATGACTTGTgcaatgtaaaaataaaaatttagaatttacaataaaaataaaattttgaaataaatatataaattatgTAGATTCAATATAAAGgttcaaaataaataataatgtaAAATTCCCTATGaaacaaaccctaaaatgtTTAAAACAATTGAGATATCGACGCAATAACTGGAGATACACTAAACCAAATAAGATGAAGTAAAAAGGAGGAAAGTTACCTACTAATAAGCAATAACTTACAAACACTTAAAATGATATATTATGGGGGTATTTGAAGCATACAAAGCTCAGGCTTGTGGATAGGAAAGTTGCTGCAACATGGGAAAGTCTTATTAATAGATGATGAGGTAGATTATCCTCTCACAATCATTTTAATACCAATTTCATTGAAAGGACTGTTTTgcccatggttttaaaaaataaccATTACTTTCTCATTTTAAATCCAGTTTTCATGATTCTTAATGTGTTGAAAATCTTATCACGAGCATTTTATAATAAGAGAAATTTTAACTAAAAACATGTTGGAAAAAATTAGCTAGGAGTTACACAAGACCTCCACGGCTATAAAATAGACTACACATTATCCAAATGTAGTCGTTCATCATTTTTATGCACACCTCCAcaatgacaaaatgaggtgtttaCATCGTCATTGGTGTTGTGTGTTTTCTAGTTTAAAGCAAATCATCAGAGTGTTTAGATGATGATTGAAAGAACGAGGAGGTAGATTTGATCATGAAAAGAACTACTTTTTTACGTCTCCTTATAAATTACGTCAAATTGATCTTTGTGTGTTCCCTACGAATTCCTACAAAAGAAGTACAGTCTAAAGAAGAACCTACTGAAGAAGTTGTACACGAAGAAAATCCTAAATTTTCTACTGAAGTACAGTATACAAATTAAAGACACTACCATTGTTGAAATCAAGCTTACGAGTGAAGGACAACCAAAGAAATCAACAAAGCTAATGAAaacaagaaggaagaagttgtGGCTGAACAAGTGATGGCTTGAATTGATAAAGTTACACAAGAAGAATTTACTAATTTTTTCAGATAGATTGTTATAACACTTCAAAACTCGATGAATTTTTTCCAACACTTTGGAATACTGGAATTAATGCAGCTGCAATAGACATTGACCTCATATGGAGGCCTAAAGGCCCAAATGTCAAGTCTAAAAGCCCACAAGGGGCAGGCCC
The sequence above is a segment of the Telopea speciosissima isolate NSW1024214 ecotype Mountain lineage chromosome 7, Tspe_v1, whole genome shotgun sequence genome. Coding sequences within it:
- the LOC122667751 gene encoding probable pectate lyase 8 yields the protein MAVSLRWFSLCFVLLLLFVAVMARVGEAVSEARIKEAEELLRSKNSSIAGRLGVGNEHAVENPEEVASMVEMSIRNSTERRKLGYLSCGTGNPIDDCWRCDPNWQINRKRLADCGIGFGRNAIGGRDGRLYVVTDPGDDDPVNPRPGTLRHAVIQDMPLWIVFQRDMVITLKEELIMNSFKTIDGRGSNVHIANGACITIQFVTNIIIHGLHIHDCKPTGNAMVRSSPSHFGWRTMADGDAISIFGSSHIWVDHNSLSHCADGLVDAVMGSTAITISNNHFAHHNEVMLLGHSDSYTKDKEMQVTIAYNHFGAGLIQRMPRCRHGYFHVVNNDYTHWEMYAIGGSANPTINSQGNRYLAPTDPFAKEVTKRVETAPGVWKGWNWRSEGDMMLNGAYFTPSGAGASASYARASSLGAKSSSMVASMTSGAGVLSCRKGGQC